In a genomic window of Streptomyces koelreuteriae:
- a CDS encoding bifunctional DNA primase/polymerase produces the protein MTHPTSVRRVGSILTADLACLPLLASALTAAERGWPVIPLHPYAKRPAGHAERACPGTGRCASGHRKPEQRATTTPDLIHATWATRPYNVGIATGPAGLLVIDLDVCKPEEPEGAPDGATSLEALCERTGQTVPTTYRVRTARGGEHLYFTAPPGVRLKNSANRLGPHIDTRAWGGYVVAPGSTTPDGTYEVTDEAPVAPLPAWLAPLLTEQPKPAVVELAPVRDGTRAAQVALERECAVITGATEGGPNGRNNTLHKSACKVARFVAWGHLPRDVAEQAIQAAGETTGLPPAECRATIRSAMDWVIAHATPRQAAS, from the coding sequence ATGACCCATCCCACCAGCGTCCGGCGAGTAGGCAGCATCCTGACTGCCGATCTGGCCTGTCTGCCGCTGTTAGCCTCCGCCCTCACGGCGGCTGAGCGCGGCTGGCCGGTCATCCCGCTGCACCCGTACGCGAAGCGGCCGGCCGGGCACGCCGAACGGGCCTGCCCCGGCACCGGGCGCTGCGCGAGCGGGCACCGCAAGCCCGAGCAGCGCGCCACCACCACCCCCGACCTGATCCACGCCACATGGGCGACGCGCCCCTACAACGTCGGCATCGCGACCGGCCCGGCCGGACTGCTCGTCATCGACCTCGACGTGTGCAAGCCCGAAGAGCCAGAAGGAGCGCCTGACGGCGCCACTTCCCTCGAAGCGCTCTGCGAGCGCACCGGCCAGACCGTCCCCACCACCTACCGGGTGCGGACCGCACGCGGCGGGGAACACCTGTACTTCACCGCCCCGCCCGGGGTGCGGCTGAAGAACAGCGCCAACCGTCTCGGGCCACACATCGACACCCGCGCCTGGGGCGGCTACGTCGTCGCCCCCGGCAGCACCACCCCCGACGGCACCTACGAGGTGACCGACGAGGCGCCCGTGGCTCCGCTCCCGGCATGGCTGGCCCCACTGCTCACAGAGCAGCCCAAGCCCGCCGTCGTGGAACTGGCGCCCGTGCGGGACGGCACCCGCGCCGCCCAGGTGGCTCTGGAACGCGAATGCGCGGTCATCACAGGCGCGACCGAGGGCGGGCCCAACGGCCGCAACAACACCCTGCACAAGAGCGCCTGCAAGGTCGCACGGTTCGTCGCATGGGGCCACCTCCCCCGGGACGTGGCAGAGCAGGCAATCCAGGCGGCGGGGGAGACTACCGGCCTGCCGCCGGCCGAGTGCCGCGCGACCATCCGCAGCGCCATGGACTGGGTCATCGCCCACGCCACACCACGGCAGGCAGCCTCATGA
- the traB gene encoding plasmid transfer protein TraB, translated as MARNSNGRVRHTDFLDNGLVAEYRGDGLLPGQSPAGGGVGGYLLSRAMPHLPPWLAAAGIGIAGGLGSLKWEESAAAGVGLTLASVMLTGATWWMGKSTTAQRRLHSAITVASASAWTTAACLAGPTAGPLPDLYMMGAPALALSWNIRMILRRNHEAPGESGDKGLLEKVGLARAQIGQAKVEPNRVTAPLAVEAGEQTNDDVSKALARIASALDLPTSAVRYQPDPDSSRRGELVIVPEDMLAQAAYWEGPSNLGGSIADPLVIGRYDDGSPMYLWLPGDPDAGRNGTHVLVAGGTGSGKGETALNLQTEILSRRDVLLWLSDPKMFQDFRPLLPGIDWAAEGGTPTEVMVEAIQAVIPARTRWLGQHNYRQWVPAAAEVQNDPKHSCRPDGRACGCPGTPYLVAWMEEAASTLRALGDDAFTGIAQEARSAGVSLIVSLQRPSYDQMSTSTRASLPSVIALGCDPRDESFSLPDTVLDAGAHPGAWGNRRPGYCYLVTPGIDETRYASPGRTWGFGRDAISRMEVLADWAQRNGAEADPVTAGAASSVAGNAYTGRSLPYGNPTAHTATDEDDMDDTGYGPLVDPEDDHIDPEAELPEPEQGDDAPIFGQDSGRKPKPDEARRLFAQALEEFERDGHMVVGPKDFNDWCDRNQLSRPWVSARLKEAYEDGRLEPTNTTGRWRIVPALTAA; from the coding sequence ATGGCAAGGAACAGCAACGGCCGCGTGCGGCACACCGACTTCCTCGACAACGGCCTCGTCGCCGAATACCGAGGCGACGGCCTCCTCCCCGGCCAGTCCCCCGCCGGCGGCGGGGTGGGCGGCTACCTCCTGTCCCGGGCGATGCCGCACCTGCCACCGTGGCTGGCCGCCGCCGGCATCGGCATCGCCGGCGGGCTCGGCAGCCTGAAGTGGGAGGAAAGCGCGGCGGCCGGGGTCGGCCTCACCCTCGCCTCCGTCATGCTCACCGGAGCCACCTGGTGGATGGGCAAGTCCACCACCGCCCAGCGCCGCCTCCACTCCGCGATCACGGTGGCGTCCGCATCGGCCTGGACCACGGCCGCGTGCCTGGCCGGGCCCACCGCCGGACCGCTGCCCGACCTGTACATGATGGGCGCCCCGGCACTGGCGCTCTCGTGGAACATCCGCATGATCCTGCGCCGCAACCACGAGGCCCCCGGCGAGAGCGGCGACAAGGGCCTGCTGGAGAAGGTCGGGCTCGCCCGGGCGCAGATCGGGCAGGCGAAGGTGGAGCCCAACCGGGTCACCGCCCCGCTCGCGGTAGAGGCCGGTGAGCAGACCAACGACGACGTGTCCAAGGCCCTGGCCCGGATCGCCTCCGCCCTCGACCTGCCCACCTCCGCCGTGCGCTACCAGCCCGACCCTGACTCCTCCCGGCGCGGGGAACTGGTCATCGTGCCTGAGGACATGCTCGCCCAGGCCGCGTACTGGGAGGGACCGTCGAACCTCGGTGGTTCGATCGCCGATCCGCTGGTGATCGGCCGCTACGACGACGGCTCCCCGATGTACCTGTGGCTGCCCGGGGACCCAGACGCCGGCCGCAACGGCACGCACGTGCTGGTTGCGGGCGGCACCGGGTCGGGCAAGGGCGAGACGGCCCTGAACCTCCAGACGGAGATCCTGTCCCGGCGGGATGTGCTGCTGTGGCTGTCGGATCCGAAGATGTTCCAGGACTTCCGCCCGCTGCTGCCCGGCATCGACTGGGCCGCCGAAGGCGGAACCCCCACCGAAGTCATGGTGGAAGCGATCCAGGCCGTCATCCCCGCCCGCACCCGGTGGCTGGGACAGCACAACTACCGCCAATGGGTCCCCGCGGCCGCCGAAGTGCAGAACGATCCCAAGCACTCGTGCCGGCCGGACGGCCGTGCCTGCGGCTGCCCCGGCACGCCGTACCTGGTGGCGTGGATGGAGGAGGCCGCCAGCACCCTGCGGGCCCTGGGGGACGACGCGTTCACGGGCATCGCGCAGGAGGCCCGGTCCGCCGGTGTCTCGCTGATCGTGTCGCTTCAGCGGCCGTCGTATGACCAGATGTCCACCAGCACGCGGGCCTCTCTGCCGTCGGTGATCGCGCTCGGCTGCGACCCGCGTGATGAGTCGTTCTCCCTGCCGGACACGGTGCTGGACGCGGGCGCCCACCCCGGCGCCTGGGGCAACCGCCGCCCGGGCTACTGCTACCTCGTCACCCCGGGCATCGACGAGACCCGCTACGCCTCACCCGGCCGCACCTGGGGATTCGGCCGCGACGCGATCTCCCGCATGGAGGTCCTCGCCGACTGGGCACAACGCAACGGCGCCGAGGCCGACCCCGTCACCGCCGGGGCCGCCTCCAGCGTCGCCGGCAACGCCTACACCGGCCGCAGCCTCCCCTACGGCAATCCCACCGCGCACACCGCCACGGATGAGGACGACATGGACGACACCGGGTACGGGCCCCTGGTCGACCCCGAGGACGACCACATCGACCCCGAAGCCGAACTCCCCGAGCCCGAGCAGGGCGACGACGCCCCGATCTTCGGACAGGACAGTGGCCGCAAGCCGAAGCCGGACGAGGCCCGGCGCCTGTTCGCCCAGGCGCTGGAAGAGTTCGAGCGGGACGGGCACATGGTCGTCGGTCCCAAGGACTTCAACGACTGGTGCGACCGCAACCAGCTCTCCCGGCCGTGGGTCTCCGCACGGCTCAAGGAGGCCTACGAGGACGGCCGCCTGGAGCCGACGAACACCACCGGCCGGTGGCGCATCGTCCCGGCCCTGACGGCCGCCTGA
- the traA gene encoding plasmid transfer protein TraA, whose product MADNGSANRAANRRYRQAQHAGRPLIDETGHKSNKFANAGAVAGGFVGALGGSMVPPINVTVNNNKRGSGSNGRRSHAEALLPAPDFTSPAQVRNYCNTLRAAAVTLSIEVAMGTEILKGVLAAVPDPEGRAFGSRIRAAKVARKMNKAADDLRSAAKNAAACYATFQQEFEEEINRVRHRARKPKQPVMNWDQQ is encoded by the coding sequence ATGGCAGACAACGGATCCGCCAACCGGGCCGCCAACCGGCGCTACCGCCAGGCCCAGCACGCCGGCCGCCCGCTCATCGACGAGACCGGCCACAAGAGCAACAAGTTCGCCAACGCCGGGGCCGTCGCCGGCGGCTTCGTCGGGGCGCTGGGCGGCTCGATGGTCCCACCGATCAACGTCACCGTGAACAACAACAAGCGCGGCTCCGGCTCGAACGGGCGCCGGTCGCACGCCGAAGCCCTGCTCCCCGCACCCGACTTCACCTCCCCCGCGCAGGTGCGGAACTACTGCAACACCCTGCGGGCCGCGGCCGTGACGCTCTCGATCGAGGTCGCTATGGGCACCGAGATCCTCAAGGGCGTCCTCGCCGCCGTGCCGGACCCCGAGGGCCGCGCGTTCGGCTCCCGGATCCGCGCGGCCAAGGTCGCCCGGAAGATGAACAAAGCCGCCGATGACCTGCGCAGCGCCGCCAAGAACGCCGCCGCCTGCTACGCCACGTTCCAGCAGGAATTCGAGGAAGAGATCAACCGCGTCCGTCACCGTGCCCGCAAGCCGAAGCAGCCGGTCATGAACTGGGACCAGCAGTAA
- a CDS encoding phosphoadenosine phosphosulfate reductase family protein: MPSLLPKKPPKAEAEPEAMTLDEAIARSFAIYDRVLAAFPVVATIGLFSGGNDSVVVNHLFRHRVDAIAHVNTGTGIPETTQHVRDVVAAWGLPLHELHPKNSYRDLVLGNVLSTRGQNIGRQVWKGFPGPAGHSVMYRRLKDEPLQRLRGQIIGRHGRSRNAVYLGGMRWAETDRRFRNAEEVDREGALLWVSPIVHWTDAHMREYRDRHRCTLPHQHAEHQLCWLDALPLNEVTVHLHMSGECLCGAFAKPNELDEIEFFYPHAAKPLRELEREAEALGLPACKWGQRPPGPRSRRPAGRLCRKCDGIEGQADLLAEWRESGLITPNQFATFTRTDEQPAA, translated from the coding sequence ATGCCCTCCCTGCTGCCGAAGAAGCCGCCCAAGGCGGAAGCCGAACCCGAGGCGATGACCTTGGATGAGGCGATCGCTCGCTCGTTCGCGATCTATGACCGGGTGCTGGCCGCGTTCCCGGTCGTGGCCACGATCGGGCTGTTCTCCGGCGGCAACGACTCCGTGGTCGTCAACCATCTCTTCCGACACCGGGTGGATGCGATCGCGCACGTCAACACCGGAACCGGGATCCCGGAGACCACCCAGCACGTCCGGGACGTGGTCGCCGCCTGGGGCCTGCCCCTGCACGAGCTGCACCCGAAGAACTCCTACCGGGATCTCGTGCTGGGCAACGTGCTCTCCACTCGGGGCCAGAACATTGGCCGGCAGGTGTGGAAGGGCTTCCCCGGCCCGGCCGGGCACAGCGTGATGTACCGCAGGTTGAAGGATGAGCCGCTGCAGCGCCTGCGCGGGCAGATCATCGGCCGTCACGGGCGTAGTCGCAATGCCGTCTACCTGGGCGGCATGCGCTGGGCGGAAACCGACCGGCGCTTCCGCAACGCCGAAGAGGTCGACCGCGAGGGCGCCCTGCTCTGGGTGTCCCCGATCGTGCACTGGACCGATGCCCACATGCGCGAATACCGCGACCGGCACCGCTGCACCCTCCCGCACCAACACGCCGAGCACCAACTGTGCTGGCTGGACGCGCTGCCGCTGAACGAAGTCACCGTTCACCTGCACATGTCCGGGGAGTGCCTGTGCGGAGCGTTCGCCAAGCCCAATGAGCTCGATGAGATCGAGTTCTTCTACCCCCACGCCGCCAAGCCCCTGCGGGAGCTTGAGCGCGAGGCCGAAGCGCTCGGTCTGCCCGCCTGCAAGTGGGGTCAGCGTCCGCCCGGCCCGCGCAGTCGCCGCCCGGCCGGGCGGCTCTGCCGCAAGTGCGACGGCATCGAGGGCCAAGCCGACCTGCTCGCCGAATGGCGCGAGTCCGGCCTGATCACCCCGAATCAGTTCGCCACCTTCACCCGCACCGACGAACAGCCCGCCGCCTGA
- a CDS encoding DUF2637 domain-containing protein, with protein sequence MSASAYVDTGSTGVESRSTPVNAEHGITVIAAVLTVVLTAVAFWLSYEHLQEVAAEHGMADAVARSWAWPATVDLFIVIGELLILRASLAHKVDWWAIGLVTAGDGASIALNVAGVGKDANALDYVVAAVPPVAALLAFGALMRQVHAYLARKALTGVTTPPPGVNEPSTPVNVSVDRPPAAPAAPSLSEPEAAGELPVLPVGVEGASAPVDAEPVAVEARSTAVDLCMPVIYPNRVDQVVRALYGTDFTQPNTARMTMAMAGLGLGASESTARTARGRVKAREPYLADFPTAIAG encoded by the coding sequence ATGAGCGCGTCCGCCTACGTCGACACCGGGTCGACAGGCGTCGAGTCCCGGTCGACGCCCGTCAATGCCGAGCACGGGATCACGGTCATCGCGGCCGTACTCACGGTGGTGCTCACGGCGGTGGCGTTCTGGCTGTCCTACGAGCACTTGCAGGAAGTCGCCGCCGAACACGGCATGGCCGACGCCGTCGCCCGCTCGTGGGCGTGGCCGGCCACCGTGGATCTGTTCATCGTGATCGGTGAGCTGTTGATCCTGCGTGCCTCGCTTGCCCACAAGGTCGACTGGTGGGCAATCGGCCTGGTCACCGCAGGTGACGGGGCCTCGATCGCGCTGAACGTGGCCGGGGTCGGCAAGGACGCCAACGCCCTGGACTACGTGGTCGCCGCCGTTCCGCCGGTGGCGGCACTACTGGCGTTCGGCGCGCTGATGCGGCAGGTGCATGCCTACCTCGCCCGCAAGGCATTGACGGGCGTCACCACCCCGCCGCCGGGCGTCAACGAACCCTCGACGCCCGTCAACGTCAGCGTCGACCGGCCGCCGGCCGCACCCGCAGCGCCGTCCCTGTCGGAGCCGGAAGCGGCGGGGGAGTTGCCCGTTCTGCCGGTGGGCGTCGAGGGCGCATCGGCGCCCGTCGATGCCGAGCCGGTTGCCGTCGAAGCGCGTTCGACGGCCGTCGACCTATGCATGCCGGTGATCTACCCGAACCGGGTCGATCAGGTGGTGCGGGCGCTGTACGGGACCGACTTCACTCAGCCGAACACCGCCCGCATGACGATGGCCATGGCCGGGCTCGGTCTCGGTGCATCGGAGTCGACGGCCCGCACGGCGCGCGGCCGGGTCAAGGCGCGTGAGCCGTACCTTGCCGACTTCCCCACCGCGATCGCCGGTTGA
- a CDS encoding DUF6284 family protein: MKILPLHSQSDIDAAEQDREPSFAELDAIEQEMPLIEADVELLDAQISLLDRPVTAFDARRLRRARRQVLVARRDLTNKIVAGAA, encoded by the coding sequence ATGAAGATTCTCCCCCTTCACTCGCAGTCCGACATCGACGCGGCCGAGCAGGACCGCGAGCCGTCGTTTGCGGAGCTGGATGCGATCGAGCAGGAGATGCCGCTGATCGAGGCTGACGTCGAGTTGCTTGACGCGCAGATCAGTCTGCTGGACAGGCCGGTCACGGCGTTCGACGCGCGGCGGCTGCGGCGGGCCCGGCGTCAGGTGCTGGTCGCCCGTCGGGACCTGACCAACAAGATTGTGGCGGGGGCGGCATGA
- a CDS encoding XRE family transcriptional regulator, which yields MSNERLRSALLARGMTVQSLAEEIGVIPKTIERWITQGKVPYRRHQYATAAALNVDVTTLWDDSRAVESAADLTKAEIAAVYPHRHVVPSALWRQMCERATERIDILVYAGIYLAEDPLFFSTLKEKAESGVRIRVLMGDPECEAVVRRGIDEGHRIMDGKIRNALVNYRPLFTSHPEIAFRLHDTVLYNSIYRADDEMLANTHVYGIGAYMAPVFHLRRLPGGGLFDTFANSVQQTWEGARPVTERDITGA from the coding sequence ATGTCGAACGAACGTTTACGGTCCGCCCTCCTCGCCCGCGGCATGACCGTGCAGAGCCTCGCCGAAGAGATCGGCGTCATCCCGAAGACGATCGAACGCTGGATCACGCAGGGCAAAGTCCCGTACCGGCGTCACCAGTACGCAACGGCGGCGGCGCTGAACGTCGACGTGACGACGCTGTGGGATGACAGCCGTGCTGTCGAAAGCGCAGCGGATCTAACCAAAGCGGAGATCGCGGCTGTCTACCCCCACCGGCACGTCGTGCCGTCAGCCCTCTGGCGCCAGATGTGCGAGCGCGCCACGGAGCGCATCGACATCCTCGTGTACGCCGGTATCTACCTGGCGGAGGACCCGCTCTTCTTCTCGACGCTGAAGGAGAAGGCCGAGAGCGGCGTCCGCATTCGAGTGCTGATGGGCGATCCGGAGTGCGAAGCCGTCGTCCGACGCGGCATCGACGAAGGGCATCGCATCATGGATGGCAAGATCCGTAATGCGTTGGTGAACTACCGCCCACTGTTCACCAGCCACCCCGAGATTGCCTTCCGCCTGCACGACACGGTGCTTTACAACTCGATCTACCGGGCTGATGACGAGATGTTGGCCAACACCCACGTGTACGGCATCGGCGCCTACATGGCACCGGTGTTCCATCTGCGGCGCCTCCCAGGTGGTGGTCTGTTCGACACCTTCGCCAATAGCGTTCAGCAGACCTGGGAAGGCGCCAGGCCAGTAACCGAACGCGACATCACGGGAGCTTGA
- a CDS encoding NUDIX domain-containing protein: protein MGRIDYLHDPDAPPANSVVPSVVAFVQRDAGQVLMIQRSDNGRWALPGGGHDVGESISDTVVREVWEETGIKAEVVNMSGIYTDPGHVMQYDDGEVRQQFSICFRARPVGGELRTSNETTQVRWVDPADLTTLDVHPTMRLRIEHALDRARTAPYIG from the coding sequence ATGGGACGCATCGACTACTTGCACGACCCGGACGCCCCGCCGGCCAACTCGGTCGTGCCGTCCGTCGTCGCGTTCGTGCAGAGGGATGCAGGACAGGTGCTGATGATTCAGCGCTCCGACAACGGGCGCTGGGCACTGCCTGGTGGCGGTCACGACGTGGGGGAGTCGATCAGCGACACTGTCGTGCGCGAAGTCTGGGAAGAGACCGGGATCAAGGCGGAAGTCGTCAACATGTCCGGGATCTACACGGACCCCGGGCATGTGATGCAGTACGACGACGGAGAGGTACGCCAGCAGTTCAGCATCTGCTTTCGCGCGCGGCCGGTCGGAGGTGAACTCCGCACGAGCAACGAGACGACTCAGGTCCGCTGGGTCGACCCAGCGGACCTGACGACGTTGGACGTGCACCCCACGATGCGGCTCCGGATCGAGCACGCCCTGGACCGGGCGCGCACTGCTCCCTACATCGGCTGA
- a CDS encoding HD domain-containing protein — protein MPKLTEWAYPLAESLLAEPLPRRWKHCLGVAERARTIALVLGQDADLLEAAAVLHDIGYAPDLAKTGFHPLDGARYLRDVASADERVINLVAHHSCAWMEADARGMREELEGEFPRESAHLNDALCYCDMNTTPDGTSTNPIDRINEIAGRYGPDSLIGQFIRRAEPEILACTSRVLERVATVKRQPM, from the coding sequence TTGCCGAAGTTGACCGAGTGGGCCTATCCCCTGGCTGAGTCCCTGCTCGCCGAGCCATTGCCGCGGCGGTGGAAGCACTGCCTGGGGGTCGCCGAGAGGGCGCGCACGATCGCGCTCGTCCTCGGACAGGACGCGGACCTGTTGGAGGCCGCGGCGGTCCTGCACGACATCGGCTACGCGCCGGACCTCGCCAAGACCGGCTTTCACCCGCTGGACGGCGCGCGCTACCTCCGGGACGTGGCCAGCGCCGACGAACGGGTCATCAACCTCGTCGCCCACCACTCCTGCGCCTGGATGGAGGCGGACGCGCGCGGCATGCGCGAGGAGCTGGAGGGCGAGTTCCCTCGCGAGAGCGCGCACCTGAACGACGCGCTCTGCTACTGCGACATGAACACCACACCAGACGGCACGTCTACGAACCCGATCGACCGGATCAACGAGATCGCCGGTCGGTACGGGCCGGACAGCCTGATCGGGCAGTTCATCCGCCGGGCCGAACCGGAGATCCTGGCCTGTACATCCCGCGTACTCGAACGGGTCGCCACAGTCAAGCGTCAGCCGATGTAG
- a CDS encoding GntR family transcriptional regulator, protein MSRQANPRGTFLKIADTLKAWIETNPAMAELPALSEVMRDHEVSRGVALRAFAVLRQEGVAEPVPGGRWRVIRAGVAVERRPLEQRIADIITADGLEVGQPFPSTSVLAERFGVSRPTVTKALEKLETAGMLAGGGQGRVRTVRAVPTREERS, encoded by the coding sequence GTGTCACGGCAGGCCAACCCTCGGGGGACCTTCCTGAAGATCGCCGACACTCTGAAAGCCTGGATCGAAACGAACCCAGCCATGGCGGAACTGCCGGCTCTCTCTGAGGTAATGAGGGATCACGAGGTTTCCCGGGGGGTCGCGCTCCGTGCTTTCGCTGTGCTGAGGCAGGAGGGTGTGGCTGAACCGGTGCCGGGCGGACGGTGGCGTGTCATACGCGCTGGGGTGGCGGTCGAACGGCGCCCGCTCGAACAGCGGATCGCGGACATCATCACGGCTGACGGTCTCGAAGTGGGGCAACCATTCCCCAGCACTTCTGTGCTGGCAGAACGGTTCGGGGTCTCACGCCCCACAGTGACCAAGGCACTGGAGAAGTTGGAGACCGCCGGCATGCTGGCGGGGGGCGGACAGGGCAGGGTGCGGACGGTCCGCGCTGTGCCGACGCGAGAGGAGCGTTCATAG
- a CDS encoding aminoglycoside phosphotransferase family protein — protein MPGVIDIPRELAASQEKFNGEAGRDFIAGLPEQTAHFLDRWKLKPDGPPMHGVSALVLPVLRPGHSPAVLKLQILDEESEGEPVALRVWNGGGAVRLLDHDEPTGTMLLERLDETRMLSHVPDTHQAVVTIAELLAHLTSFPAPPGLRRLGDIARAMLDQTPWALARIPDPESRRLVADCAAAVREVVDEPGDRLLHWDLHDENVLASDRAPWLAIDPKPLAGDPGFELWPALDNRYDPDDILWRFDAMTDVLALDRPRARAWTLARLLQNTLWDIEDDRPLDNDQLEIARRLRSA, from the coding sequence GTGCCGGGAGTGATCGACATCCCCCGCGAACTGGCAGCATCACAGGAGAAGTTCAACGGCGAGGCGGGCCGCGACTTCATCGCCGGGCTGCCGGAGCAGACGGCCCACTTCCTCGACCGCTGGAAGCTGAAACCCGACGGCCCTCCCATGCACGGCGTCTCCGCCCTGGTGCTCCCGGTGCTCCGCCCCGGCCACAGCCCCGCGGTCCTCAAGCTCCAGATCCTCGACGAGGAGAGCGAGGGCGAACCGGTGGCGCTGCGCGTCTGGAACGGTGGCGGAGCGGTCCGTCTCCTCGACCACGACGAGCCGACCGGCACCATGCTGCTGGAGCGTCTCGACGAGACCCGCATGCTGTCCCACGTGCCGGACACCCACCAGGCCGTCGTCACGATCGCGGAGCTCCTCGCCCACCTCACCTCCTTTCCCGCCCCGCCCGGCCTGCGCCGCCTCGGCGACATCGCCCGGGCCATGCTCGACCAGACCCCCTGGGCCCTCGCCCGCATCCCCGACCCCGAGTCCCGCCGCCTGGTCGCCGACTGCGCGGCCGCCGTACGCGAGGTCGTCGACGAACCGGGCGACCGCCTCCTGCACTGGGACCTCCACGACGAGAACGTCCTCGCCTCCGACCGCGCCCCCTGGCTCGCGATCGACCCCAAGCCCCTCGCGGGCGACCCCGGCTTCGAACTCTGGCCGGCCCTCGACAACCGCTACGACCCCGACGACATCCTCTGGCGCTTCGACGCCATGACCGACGTCCTCGCCCTGGACCGCCCCCGAGCCCGGGCCTGGACCCTCGCCCGCCTCCTCCAGAACACCCTGTGGGACATCGAGGACGACCGCCCCCTCGACAACGACCAGCTCGAAATCGCCCGCCGCCTGCGCAGCGCATGA